From Shewanella yunxiaonensis, the proteins below share one genomic window:
- a CDS encoding acyl-CoA dehydrogenase C-terminal domain-containing protein — MIPFQAPTEEMNFLLRQVFDAAAVWQGLPAIAELLDLDTATAILEEGAKFCAEQIQPLNQPGDTQGVSFNGLSVKTPDGYAAVFRQYAEGGWVGLCGEPEYGGMGMPKMLGVLLDEMGYSASNAFTLYAALTAGAALCIHAHGSEALKALYLPKLYSGEWAGAMDMTEPQSGSDLRTIATRAVPQSDGSYRISGSKMFITGGDHDLTSNVIHLVLAKIQGSDGISLFLVPKFKVTADGEIGDANGVTVGAVEHKMGLKGSATCVMNYDDAEGYLIGRANRGLVCMFTMMNYERLSIGIQGLGSAQMAYQLSASYAKERLQGLAAGGSPTGAKADPIIVHGDVRRMLLNIRALTDAGRALAVMTGMQLDKAKYAADSEEQQQATRFAALLTPVAKAFLSDRGFDACVTAQQVFGGHGYIGETGIEQLVRDARIAQIYEGTNGIQAIDFLGRKLVGDNLATVTEFFSWLQQQQSCDEVFASQKQQLQQLQQRFVDVIAAVNQQKHDQPALINAVAVDALDAFGYLLYGHFWLMMADKSLKAAAQLPVAFVQRKQQLMQYYFAKLLPRVSLHLDVVTAGDETIMQLSADDF; from the coding sequence ATGATCCCATTTCAAGCACCTACCGAAGAAATGAACTTTTTGTTGCGACAAGTTTTTGATGCTGCAGCAGTTTGGCAGGGGTTGCCTGCTATCGCCGAATTATTGGATCTCGACACGGCCACCGCCATTTTAGAAGAAGGGGCTAAGTTTTGTGCTGAGCAGATCCAGCCGCTGAATCAACCCGGTGATACGCAGGGCGTAAGCTTTAATGGTTTAAGTGTAAAAACCCCAGACGGTTATGCAGCGGTATTCCGTCAGTACGCTGAAGGCGGTTGGGTAGGGCTTTGCGGCGAGCCCGAATATGGTGGCATGGGAATGCCTAAAATGCTTGGCGTTCTGCTAGATGAAATGGGCTATAGTGCCAGTAACGCTTTTACCTTGTATGCCGCACTCACCGCTGGTGCGGCATTGTGTATTCATGCCCATGGCTCGGAAGCACTTAAAGCGCTCTACCTTCCTAAATTGTATTCTGGAGAGTGGGCCGGGGCGATGGATATGACAGAACCTCAATCCGGTTCTGATCTGCGTACAATTGCTACTCGCGCAGTGCCGCAGTCTGACGGCAGTTATCGGATCAGTGGTAGTAAGATGTTTATTACCGGCGGTGATCATGATCTAACCAGCAACGTAATCCATTTGGTACTCGCAAAAATTCAAGGAAGCGACGGGATCTCCCTGTTTCTGGTGCCCAAATTCAAAGTAACTGCAGACGGAGAGATTGGCGATGCCAATGGCGTAACTGTCGGTGCGGTTGAACACAAGATGGGCCTTAAAGGTTCTGCTACCTGTGTTATGAATTATGACGATGCAGAAGGGTATCTCATAGGCCGTGCGAACCGGGGATTAGTTTGTATGTTCACCATGATGAACTACGAACGTCTGTCTATTGGTATTCAGGGCTTGGGAAGTGCACAGATGGCTTATCAACTATCAGCCAGCTATGCCAAAGAGCGCTTGCAGGGATTAGCCGCGGGTGGTTCGCCAACTGGCGCTAAAGCTGACCCCATCATAGTTCATGGTGATGTTCGTCGTATGCTACTGAATATAAGAGCATTAACGGATGCCGGACGCGCACTTGCTGTCATGACGGGAATGCAACTGGATAAAGCAAAATATGCGGCAGATAGCGAAGAGCAGCAGCAAGCAACCCGCTTTGCCGCACTGTTAACTCCAGTCGCAAAAGCTTTTTTAAGTGATAGAGGTTTTGACGCATGCGTTACCGCTCAGCAGGTATTTGGCGGTCATGGTTATATTGGTGAAACTGGCATCGAGCAATTAGTACGAGACGCTCGGATCGCGCAGATATATGAAGGCACCAATGGCATTCAGGCGATAGATTTTCTGGGAAGAAAGCTGGTAGGTGATAACTTAGCCACGGTAACCGAGTTTTTCAGCTGGCTGCAACAGCAGCAATCCTGTGACGAGGTGTTTGCCAGTCAAAAACAACAATTGCAACAATTACAGCAACGTTTTGTAGATGTTATCGCCGCAGTTAATCAACAGAAACATGATCAACCTGCACTGATTAATGCGGTAGCCGTGGATGCCTTAGATGCTTTCGGTTATCTGCTCTATGGTCATTTCTGGTTGATGATGGCGGATAAGTCACTAAAAGCGGCAGCTCAATTGCCTGTTGCCTTCGTGCAACGCAAGCAACAACTGATGCAGTATTACTTCGCAAAATTACTGCCACGAGTTTCACTACATCTGGATGTAGTGACTGCCGGGGATGAGACCATAATGCAGCTCAGCGCTGACGATTTCTAA